Proteins encoded by one window of Antechinus flavipes isolate AdamAnt ecotype Samford, QLD, Australia chromosome 4, AdamAnt_v2, whole genome shotgun sequence:
- the BCLAF1 gene encoding bcl-2-associated transcription factor 1 isoform X3 has translation MGRSNSRSHSSRSKSRSQSSSRSRSRSHSRKKRYSSRSRSRTYSRSRSRDRVYSRDYRRDYRNNRGMRRPYGYRGRGRGYYQGGGGRYHRGGYRPVWNRRHSRSPRRGRSRSRSPKRRSVSSQRSRSRSRRSYRSSRSPRSSSSRSSSPYSKSPVSSKRRGSLEKQTKKTEGAPQEDSPLKSKSQDEQKDTFEHDPSEPIDDFNKSSAASGDIWPGLSAYDNSPRSPHSPSPIATPPSQSSSCSDAPMLSTAHSAKNTPSQHSHSIQHSPERSGSGSLGNGSSRYSPSQNSPIHHIPSRRSPAKTIPPQNVPREETRVRSSFYPDGGDQETAKTGKFLKRYTDEESRVYLLDRGNTREKEAPKEKGTEKGRAEGEWEDQEALDYFSDKESGKRKFNDSEGDDTEETEDYRQFRKSVLADQGKNFATTSHRNAEEEGTKYKSKVSLKGNRESDGFREEKNYKLKETGYVVERPSTTKDKHKEDDKNSERIMVKKETQSPEQVKSEKLKELFDYSPPLHKNLEAREKSTFREESPLRIKMIASDSHRPEVKLKMAPVPLDDSNRPASLTKDRLLASTLVHSVKKEQEFRSIFDHIKLPQASKSTSESFIQHIVSLVHHVKEQYFKSAAMTLNERFTSYQKATEEHCTRQKSPEIHRRIDISPSVLRKHTRLSGEERVFKEENQKGDKKLRCDSADLRHDIDRRRKERSKERGDSKGSRESSGSRKQEKTSKDYKEYKSYKDDSKHKSREQDRSRSSSSSSSSSSASSREEKESKKEREEEFKTHHEPKEYSGFTGVSRPRGTFHDDRDDGVDYWAKRGRGRGTFQRGRGRFNFKKSGSSPKWTHDKYQGDGIVEDEEETMENNEEKKDRRKEEKVENSNLSVN, from the exons ATGGGTCGTTCCAACTCTAGATCACATTCTTCAAGGTCAAAATCCAGATCACAATCTAGTTCCAGGTCAAGGTCCAGATCACATTCTAGAAAGAAGAGATACAG ttCTAGGTCCCGTTCCAGGACATATTCACGATCTCGTAGTAGAGATCGTGTTTATTCTAGAGATTATCGGCGAGATTACAGAAATAATAGAGGAATGAGAAGGCCTTATGGGTACAGAGGAAGGGGTAGAGGGTATTATCAAGGAGGTGGTGGTAGATATCATCGAGGTGGCTATAGACCTGTCTGGAATAGAAGACATTCACGGAGCCCTAGACGGGGACGTTCACGCTCCAGGAGTCCAAAACGAAGATCTGTGTCTTCTCAGAGATCTAGAAGCCGATCTCGCCGGTCTTACAGATCTTCCAGGTCTCCAAGGTCATCTTCATCTCGCTCATCATCCCCATATAGCAAATCACCTGTCTCTTCAAAAAGACGAGGGTCTCTTGAAAAGCAGACCAAAAAAACTGAAGGGGCTCCCCAAGAAGATAGCCCTTTGAAAAGCAAATCACAGGATGAACAGAAAGATACATTTGAACATGATCCCTCTGAACCCATTGATGATTTTAATAAATCATCAGCAGCATCTGGTGATATTTGGCCTGGTCTTTCAGCATATGATAATAGCCCAAGATCACCTCATAGCCCTTCTCCTATTGCTACACCACCTAGTCAAAGTTCATCTTGTTCAGATGCTCCCATGCTCAGCACAGCCCACTCTGCAAAAAATACTCCTTCTCAACATTCACATTCCATACAGCATAGTCCTGAGAGGTCTGGATCTGGATCccttggaaatggttctagtcgCTATAGTCCCTCTCAGAATAGTCCAATTCATCATATACCTTCACGAAGAAGCCCTGCAAAGACAATCCCACCACAGAATGTTCCAAGGGAAGAAACTAGAGTACGTTCTTCATTTTATCCTGATGGTGGAGATCAGGAAACTGCAAAGActggaaagtttttaaaaag GTACACAGATGAAGAGTCTAGAGTATACCTGCTTGATAGGGGTAATACCAGGGAGAAAGAGGCCCCAAAggagaaaggaacagaaaaagggagggctgaGGGAGAATGGGAGGATCAGGAAGCTTTAGATTATTTCAGTGATAAAGAATCTGGAAAACGAAAGTTTAATGATTCAGAAGGGGATGACACAGAGGAGACAGAGGATTATAGACAGTTCAGGAAGTCTGTCCTGGCAGATCAGGGTAAAAATTTTGCTACCACATCTCACCGGAATGCTGAGGAGGAAGGAACCAAGTACAAATCTAAAGTTTCACTCAAGGGCAATAGAGAAAGTGATggatttagagaagagaaaaattataaacttaAAGAGACTGGATATGTAGTGGAAAGGCCTAGCACTACAAAAGATAAGCACAAGGAAGACGACAAAAATTCTGAGAGAATAATGGTGAAGAAAGAAACTCAGTCACCTGAGCAGGTAAAGTCTGAAAAGCTCAAAGAACTCTTTGATTACAGTCCCCCTCTACACAAGAATCTGGAGGCGAGAGAAAAGTCTACCTTCAGAGAGGAGAGTCCACTTAGGATCAAAATGATAGCCAGTGATTCTCATCGTCCTGAAGTCAAACTCAAAATGGCACCTGTACCTCTTGATGATTCTAACAG ACCTGCTTCCTTGACTAAAGACAGGCTGCTTGCTAGTACACTTGTCCATTCTGTCAAGAAGGAACAAGAATTCCGGTCCATCTTTGACCACATTAAGTTGCCACAGGCCAGCAAAAGCACTTCAGAGTCATTTATTCAGCACATTGTGTCCTTGGTCCATCATGTTAAAG AGCAATACTTCAAATCAGCTGCAATGACCCTAAATGAAAGGTTCACCTCATATCAGAAGGCTACTGAAGAACATTGTACCCGGCAAAAAAGCCCAGAAATACATAG gAGAATTGACATCTCTCCAAGTGTCCTGAGGAAGCATACCCGCTTATCAGGAGAAGAGAGagtttttaaggaagaaaatcaaaag GGAGATAAAAAATTAAGGTGTGATTCTGCTGATCTTCGACATGACATTGATCGtcgtagaaaagaaagaagtaaagaacgGGGGGATTCCAAGGGCTCCAGGGAATCCAGTGGAtccagaaagcaagaaaaaacttCTAAAGATTACAAAGAATacaaatcttacaaagatgacag tAAACATAAAAGCAGAGAGCAAGACCGTTCTCgatcttcatcttcttcatcatccTCTTCCTCAGCAAGCTCtcgagaagaaaaagaaagtaagaaggaaagagaagaagaatttAAAACCCATCATGAACCAAAAGAATATTCAGGCTTTACAGGAGTCAGCCGACCCAGAGGAACTTTT